The nucleotide window GGCGCAGCGGCTTCTGCGGCCGGTGCGCTGGTGGCTTCGGTGCTGCTGGCTGGGGCGGTATTGTCGCCGCCGCAAGCGCTCAACATCAAGGCAAAGACCAGGATGCTCAACAAAAACAAGATTGATTTTTTCATTTTTTCTCTTCCTTTTAGAGTTGTGAACTGCCTTCTTCTGAAATTTTGAGAATCAATAACAGAGATTCGTGTACGGATGTTAAGTTTTGCTCTGTTATCGTTCCCGTTAACGATAACATTCTAGCATTCACAACATCCCCCGTCAACCCTGAAACCAGTTTTTATTGTACAATCTGCCGTAAATCTCGCCAAATTCATTGGTCACTTTTGATTTTTTGTGATGATGGCTGGTCGCCATATTGGCAAGTGGGGCCGGGATTGCGGACAATAAGCTGGCATTGACATGAAAAAAACGTTGTGCTACACTGAAAATCGTTAACGTTAACATACTAAGTTGACAAATGAGTGAGAAACTATGAGTCGCAAACGTGTCACGATTAGAGAGGTAGCCCAGGCGGCGGGGGTTTCGACGCAAACGGTATCGCGGGTGGTAAACGGCCGTCCTGACGTGTCGCATGAAACCCGCCAGCATGTGCAGGCGGTTATAGATAGTCTAGACTACCAACCGAGCAAGATTGCCCGTAGTCTCATCCAGGGGCAGAGTTATTCTCTGGGGGTTGTCAGTTCGAGCATAGGGCTGTATGGTCCGTCTCTCGTTTTGCAGGGAGTTCAGGAAGCAGCGGAGCAGTTGGGTTTTTCCCTGATTTTGCATATTCTGCCCGACGCTGAGGTGTATGACGCCAAAAAGCTGCTGCGTGGAATTTTGGCCTATCATGTGGATGGGATTTTATGGGCTGTGCCGGAAATTGGGCAAAACAGGGATTGGGTGCAGCAGGAGGTAGCCAATCTGACGGTACCGATTGCCTTTTTGAATGTGCAGCCACGGCCGATGTTGACAACGGCCGTTATTGACAATCGTCATGGCGGCAGACTGGCGACCCGTCATCTGCTTGAGCAGGGGCGGCGGAACATCGGCATTATTACCGGCCCCATGAATTGGTGGGAAGCGCGGCAGCGAGAATTGGGCTGGCGTGAAGAATTGATGGCAAACGGCCGTTCCGTAGACGAAAGTTACATCACCCACGGCGATTGGACCCCCGGCAGCGGCGAGCGCAGCATTCGTATGCTGCTCGATTGGCATCCCGAAATGGATGCTGTCTTTGCCTGCAACGACCAGATGGCCCTCGGCGCTATGAAAAGCGCCCGCCAATTGGGCCGACGCATCCCCGAAGACCTGGCTATCGTCGGCTTCGACGACATCCCGGAAGCGCCTTACTTTGACCCCTCTCTCACTACCATCCACCAGGACTTATCTGAAATGGGGCGCGAGGGCGTGCGGCAGTTGATTTGCATCATCAACAACCCGGAACACCCCACCGCCGAGCCTATCAAGCTGCTGCCCACGCTCGTTGTGCGCCAAAGCTCTTTGAGTAACGGCTGAAGCATCATATAGACAAAGACCATTATCTCTACGGCTTCTCTGAGATGAAATTGCCAACGGAGCAAACGCTTTACGTCATGGACCACACGAGAAATCGGCCACAAAAAGAACTTTTTCCGCCATCTGACCGTCCCCGGAGACAACTTTGCCTGTGCCAATAACAGTGGCTGCACTGGAATTGTTTACCTCAAATCCAAATCCGCTGCTGATTGGCCCGGCCAGTTTTGTGTTGTTCCAAAAATAAGTGAAACGGCCGTCGCCTCCCTGTCCTTGCAAGTAAATGGTACGGTAGCCAATGCCAGCCTCGCAGCGGCCGTTCACTGGATAGAGGTCCAGGGTCAGCCCGGCGCACGTCCCCGGCGCGCACCGCCTGGTCCCACCAGTCGCCTCGTTGCCGTTGGCCGGCATGACCGATAAGGCTTCCCAATCACCTGACCACTCCAACCGACTGCCGAACACATAGCCCAGGTTGTATTGATTGTCCAAGACATACAACCAATTCCCTTCCGCCGCGCGGCCGATGATTGTGACCACTTCGCCGGGAGCGGCGATGGCTAATTCGGCCGACGTGCTGTCCGGGGCGGCGAAGAGGCTGGCGGGCAGGGTGATGGTCGCCGTGAGGTTGGCGGTGGTTTGTACGGCCGTTGCTGTGGCTGCCGTTGGTCGTAAGGTAAGTGAGGGTATGCTCGTGGCGCGTGTGGGTTCTACGGGTCGGGTGGCCGGGGATGTGGGCGACGGTGTTGCCCTGGACACCCCACCGGTGGACACCCCACCGGTGGCCGCCCCACCGGTGGCCGCCCCACCGGTGGCCGCCCCACCAGGCACAGGGGTCGAATTGTGGGCGAAGATAGCTAAAGGAGTACGGCCGTTTTCTTGAGCCATACTTCCGCCCGTTAAAATAACCAGTCCCAACAACAGAAAAAGCGCCAGCCAGCGCCAGCGCCGCGCAGTCAGCGGCGCGATTGCCTGATCCACGGCCGCGTCTTCGACCACCAACTCTGTTGCGGCATCATAGTACGGCTGGCTGTCTGAGGCAAGTGGATGGGCAACGGCCGTCAACGCTTTGGCAAAGGCGACGGCCGTCTGGTAACGTACTTCCCGCTGCTTGGCCATCGCCTTCACGATAACGGGTTGGCAGGCCGCCGGGATGTTGGGTTGGGTGTCTTGCAGGTTAGGGACTGGCTCGTAGATATGTTTGACGGCCAGCCCAATAGGTGTGCTGGTCTGATAGGGATGCTTGCCGGTAAGCATCTCAAACAAAATGACGCCCAGGGTATAGATGTCGGAACGGCCGTCTATCTCCACTTCCCCCTGAATTTGCTCCGGACTCATATAGGCCGGCGTACCCACTGCTCCGCCCGTTTCCGTTAGCTTGGTATGCTCATCGGTAAACTTGGCTGTGCCAAAATCAGAAATAAACGGCTCATTGCGTTGATCAAACAAAATGTTACTGGGCTTTAAATCTCGATGGACCACGCCGCGGCGGTGAACCTCATCCAAGGCCGGGGCCAGGCGGCTGAGAATACGCGCCGTCTCAGGCAAAGCCATAGGGCCATGTTTTAGCCGGTCGCTCAACGATCCACCGGCCATAAAGCGCATCACCAAAAATGGCTGCTCATCCTGCTCGCCAAAATCATACACCGGCACAATTGCCGGATGATCCAGCGCCGCGACAATTTTCGCCTCGCGGTCGAAGCGGCGGCGAAAGGTGGGATGATGCAATAGTTCGCGTGGCAGCAGCTTCACGGCTACATCGCGCCCGAAGTGGGGGTCATGGGCCAGGTAAACGGTAGACATTCCACCGCGCCCCAATTCTGCTTTGATCTGGTAACGGCCAATTGTTTGCGGTAGCATCCATTGGATTATAAATAGGCCAAAAGTCCCTACAAGATGATATTTGCGCCCTGTTCACGTTCGCCTTATAGGATTTACTTCCTATTTACGTGCCCAGGATTCAGGCAATATCTTCCCTTTTTGTGAACTTTATGTTACCTTGTGAGGGCTGGCTCCTTCAAAATAGTTGAACGCTCTGTTATAATGGAGGGTACATATCTTACAAAGGCCAGTGGGGACTGGATGTCCTGAAAAAAGGAGGCTCTTATGCGCCGGTTATTCATCCTGGTTTTATTGATGATGCTTCTGTTGGTCTCTTGCCGCAACGTGCAAGATTCCCTGACTCTGCCTTCGTCGTTGTCGGGTGGTAGTGAGGACAGCCAGACGGCCGTACCCTCGTCGGCCCCGCGTGTGGCAGTGACGCCTACGCCACCACTGCCACCGACATTTACACCGGAAATCATGGCGCATCAGGGTCATCTCTATTTGCTGCCTGTTTCTGGGGCTGATGGCACAGTGACCTATGTTCACGTTGTGCGTCCTGGCGACACGTTGGCCGGCCTAAGCCGCCTCTATGGCGTAATGGCCGAAGATGTGGTACGGGTAAATGATATTGAGGACCAGAATTTGATTAAGGTGGGCCAGGCGTTGGTTATTCCGATCACCTTTACACCGTAAAACCGAGGTTAGCTGCCAATATAAAAAGCCCGCTGTCACAGCGGGCTTTTTTTGATTGGCTTACATTCCGGGGTACTAATATCCGTAGGCCGAAGTCCGTATCTCGTTTTCCGTTGGCATTTGCCAGAGGCAGCGCCCTACGGATTACCGATAACGGATTACCGCTTACGGGCACTAGATAACTGGCAACGCTTCGACTTCCAACTCTGTTTCTGGTAACTCTTCCTGGTGGAGGAGGACAATTTTGTCCTCTATCACATCCACGACGATGACTTCGCCAGATTGGAACTTGCCGGATAGAACGGCGTCCGACAACAGGTCTTCAATTTCTGTTTGTACCAGGCGGCGTAACGGCCGTGCGCCAAATTCAGCGTCATAACCATGTTCGCCCAACCAGGCCCGCGCTTCGCTGGTTACTTCTAACGAGAGTTCGTGGTCTATGAGGCGATCCTTTACCTCAGACAAGATAATGTCCACAATGTAACGAATGTCTGCGGGTGATAGCTGACGGAAGACAATGATGCTGTCTACGCGGTTGATAAACTCCGGGCGAAACTGACGTTTCAACTCGTCGGTCAGGGTTTTGCGCATTTCGGCGTACTGCGCTTTTTCTTCGGTCACTTCGTCTCGTTGGAAGGCAAAGCCCATGTTCGGACCTCGGCGGATGGTGTCCGCGCCAACGTTGGACGTCATGATGATGATGGTGTTGCGGAAATTGACACGCTGCCCCTTGGCGTCGGACAGGTGGCCTTCTTCCATGATTTGCAGCAGCAAATTGAAGGCTTCCGGGTGGGCTTTTTCGATTTCGTCAAAGACGACAATGGAATACGGCCGTCGCCGAACCGCCTCGGTCAACTGACCGGCGTCTTCATAGCCCACATAACCTGGCGGTGAACCCACCAATCGGGCGATGCTGTGCCGCTCCATAAACTCAGACATGTCTAACTGAACCAGGGCGTCTTCGCTGCCAAACAGGAACCTGGCCAACGCTTTGGTCAGTTCCGTCTTGCCCACGCCGGTGGGTCCTAAGAAAATAAAGGAGCCAATCGGGCGTTCCGGGTCTTTCAGACCGGCTCTGGCGCGGCGCACCGCTTTGGAGATAGCCTGAATCGCCTCTTCTTGCCCCACGATATGCTGGCGCAGTTCATCTTCCATGCGCAGCAGCCGCGCGGATTCTTGTTCGGTGAATTGATAGACCGGGATGCCGGTCCACATCGCCAACACTTCAGCAATGTCTTCAGCTGTCACGTTGACGCCGGCTTCCGCGCTCGACGCGGCGCGCATCTGGTCCAGACGTTTCTGGACGTCTTGTTCGCGCCCAGACCAAAGGTCAATGTCCAACTGCCGACCTTCCTCAATGGCTAATTCCCGTTCTTCGCGGATGTCGCGCAGCTCTTCGTAAGCAATCTGGATGTCGGCCGGCTGCGGCATACGGTACATCCGCACCCGCGAGGCGCTTTCGTCAATCAGATCAATCGCCTTGTCGGGTAAAAAGCGTTCAGTGACATAGCGTGTGGATAAGTTAACGGCCGCTTCAATCGCTTCTTCCGTAATGTATAAATTGTGATGGGACTCATACGCCCCTTTGATGCCGCGCAAAATCTGAATTGTTTCTTCAGACGACGGCTCGTCCACGCGAATGGGTTGGAACCGACGTTCCAAAGCGGCGTCACTTTCA belongs to Candidatus Leptovillus gracilis and includes:
- a CDS encoding protein kinase, encoding MLPQTIGRYQIKAELGRGGMSTVYLAHDPHFGRDVAVKLLPRELLHHPTFRRRFDREAKIVAALDHPAIVPVYDFGEQDEQPFLVMRFMAGGSLSDRLKHGPMALPETARILSRLAPALDEVHRRGVVHRDLKPSNILFDQRNEPFISDFGTAKFTDEHTKLTETGGAVGTPAYMSPEQIQGEVEIDGRSDIYTLGVILFEMLTGKHPYQTSTPIGLAVKHIYEPVPNLQDTQPNIPAACQPVIVKAMAKQREVRYQTAVAFAKALTAVAHPLASDSQPYYDAATELVVEDAAVDQAIAPLTARRWRWLALFLLLGLVILTGGSMAQENGRTPLAIFAHNSTPVPGGAATGGAATGGAATGGVSTGGVSRATPSPTSPATRPVEPTRATSIPSLTLRPTAATATAVQTTANLTATITLPASLFAAPDSTSAELAIAAPGEVVTIIGRAAEGNWLYVLDNQYNLGYVFGSRLEWSGDWEALSVMPANGNEATGGTRRCAPGTCAGLTLDLYPVNGRCEAGIGYRTIYLQGQGGDGRFTYFWNNTKLAGPISSGFGFEVNNSSAATVIGTGKVVSGDGQMAEKVLFVADFSCGP
- a CDS encoding LacI family DNA-binding transcriptional regulator → MSRKRVTIREVAQAAGVSTQTVSRVVNGRPDVSHETRQHVQAVIDSLDYQPSKIARSLIQGQSYSLGVVSSSIGLYGPSLVLQGVQEAAEQLGFSLILHILPDAEVYDAKKLLRGILAYHVDGILWAVPEIGQNRDWVQQEVANLTVPIAFLNVQPRPMLTTAVIDNRHGGRLATRHLLEQGRRNIGIITGPMNWWEARQRELGWREELMANGRSVDESYITHGDWTPGSGERSIRMLLDWHPEMDAVFACNDQMALGAMKSARQLGRRIPEDLAIVGFDDIPEAPYFDPSLTTIHQDLSEMGREGVRQLICIINNPEHPTAEPIKLLPTLVVRQSSLSNG
- a CDS encoding LysM peptidoglycan-binding domain-containing protein; amino-acid sequence: MRRLFILVLLMMLLLVSCRNVQDSLTLPSSLSGGSEDSQTAVPSSAPRVAVTPTPPLPPTFTPEIMAHQGHLYLLPVSGADGTVTYVHVVRPGDTLAGLSRLYGVMAEDVVRVNDIEDQNLIKVGQALVIPITFTP
- a CDS encoding ATP-dependent Clp protease ATP-binding subunit, giving the protein MNSKNWERFTQRARRVLSLAQEEAERLNHSYIGSEHVLIGLLREEGGVAGRVLRELGLDVVRVQAMVERLSSGPSTRTPFTKIELSPSTKRLLELAVEEARRMGQHYISTEHLLLGMARQNEGVAIDVLRKFGISAEQIRRQTKQMLKESPVAAGETQVPRRSSAAKKEKSKTPMVDQLATDLTALAEEGKLDPVIGRNMEIERVIQILARRTKNNPALIGEPGVGKTAIIEGLAQRIVEGRVPEILHNKRVLQLDVGSLVAGTMYRGQFEERLKRVIEELKSSDAILFIDEVHMLVGAGSAGSSVDAANILKPSLARGELQCIGATTLEEYRKYIESDAALERRFQPIRVDEPSSEETIQILRGIKGAYESHHNLYITEEAIEAAVNLSTRYVTERFLPDKAIDLIDESASRVRMYRMPQPADIQIAYEELRDIREERELAIEEGRQLDIDLWSGREQDVQKRLDQMRAASSAEAGVNVTAEDIAEVLAMWTGIPVYQFTEQESARLLRMEDELRQHIVGQEEAIQAISKAVRRARAGLKDPERPIGSFIFLGPTGVGKTELTKALARFLFGSEDALVQLDMSEFMERHSIARLVGSPPGYVGYEDAGQLTEAVRRRPYSIVVFDEIEKAHPEAFNLLLQIMEEGHLSDAKGQRVNFRNTIIIMTSNVGADTIRRGPNMGFAFQRDEVTEEKAQYAEMRKTLTDELKRQFRPEFINRVDSIIVFRQLSPADIRYIVDIILSEVKDRLIDHELSLEVTSEARAWLGEHGYDAEFGARPLRRLVQTEIEDLLSDAVLSGKFQSGEVIVVDVIEDKIVLLHQEELPETELEVEALPVI